From uncultured Methanobrevibacter sp., a single genomic window includes:
- the rqcH gene encoding ribosome rescue protein RqcH, giving the protein MKSMTNVDIYTICQELNDLLVGARVDKSFQPTKDTVVMRFHKAGTGRLDLVIQAGKRIHLSQYPLTNPQNPPSFPMLLRKIVKGANVVSVEQHNFDRVVEIKMKKEQTYTLIVELFSQGNIILLNESNEIILPLKRKHWSDRDISSKKEYVFPIENGINPITLTIEEFKDIVTGGEDEEIVRVLATNGLGSLYAEEIMANTEISKKASCSSLSAEEISTIFNALKSVFEPLEKRQFNPMIVNNEKEVEKLKMENPDKKYKSKEDVLSINLSQYEGFEVESFESFNEACDEFYSSKVKNEITGIQEAAWNKKVSKFSKRLEKQEETLHNFEKTIEDSQRKGELLFTNYVQVDNILNVIKGAREKDYGWKEIGKTLKDAKKSGMADAQIFESMDPLGNITLRIDDVSIALDSKKSIPDNAEVYYEKAKKAKRKIKGALIAIENTKRQLADMEAKKEKAMSNIMVPQKRVKKNLKWYEKLRWFVSSDGILVVCGRDAGTNESVVKKYLEQNDIYLHADIHGAPSVVAKVPSDSLNDNLLKELGEFSASFSSAWSKNFTSQDVYWVEPDQVSKTPVSGEFVPKGAFIIRGHRNYIRGAKLEISIGLVDYDGEKRIMAGPTDAMKHHASKFVTIKPGYTKKEKIAKEILSRINEDEILSLDDVVRVLPSGKCDFV; this is encoded by the coding sequence ATGAAATCAATGACAAATGTTGACATTTACACAATATGTCAGGAATTAAATGATTTGCTGGTTGGAGCAAGAGTGGACAAATCATTCCAGCCTACTAAGGATACTGTGGTAATGAGATTCCATAAGGCAGGAACAGGAAGATTGGATCTTGTTATACAAGCTGGAAAAAGAATCCATTTAAGCCAATATCCTTTAACAAATCCTCAAAACCCACCAAGTTTTCCAATGCTTCTTAGAAAAATAGTGAAGGGAGCAAATGTAGTTAGCGTAGAGCAACATAATTTTGACAGGGTTGTGGAAATTAAAATGAAAAAAGAGCAAACCTACACCCTTATTGTTGAACTATTTTCACAAGGAAACATAATTCTCTTGAATGAATCCAATGAAATCATATTGCCTCTAAAGAGAAAGCATTGGAGCGATAGGGACATTAGCTCCAAAAAGGAATATGTATTCCCTATTGAAAATGGAATCAATCCAATCACATTGACTATCGAAGAATTTAAAGATATTGTGACTGGTGGAGAAGATGAGGAGATAGTGAGGGTTCTCGCTACAAACGGTCTTGGAAGCCTATATGCTGAAGAGATAATGGCAAATACTGAAATAAGCAAGAAAGCGTCATGTTCATCTTTAAGTGCTGAAGAGATAAGCACCATTTTTAATGCATTGAAATCAGTTTTTGAACCTTTGGAAAAAAGGCAGTTCAATCCGATGATTGTAAACAATGAAAAAGAAGTAGAAAAATTGAAGATGGAAAATCCTGACAAGAAATACAAATCAAAAGAGGATGTCCTTTCAATCAATTTAAGCCAATATGAAGGATTTGAAGTTGAAAGCTTTGAAAGCTTCAATGAAGCATGCGATGAGTTCTACTCTTCCAAAGTGAAAAATGAAATAACAGGCATTCAGGAAGCTGCATGGAACAAAAAGGTTTCCAAATTTTCCAAAAGGCTTGAAAAGCAGGAAGAGACATTGCATAACTTTGAAAAAACCATTGAAGATTCCCAAAGGAAAGGGGAACTCCTCTTTACAAATTACGTTCAAGTCGATAACATATTAAATGTAATCAAAGGTGCAAGGGAAAAGGACTATGGATGGAAGGAAATAGGCAAGACATTGAAGGATGCCAAGAAATCCGGAATGGCTGATGCGCAGATATTTGAATCCATGGACCCATTAGGAAACATTACATTGAGAATAGATGATGTGAGCATTGCCCTTGACTCCAAGAAATCCATACCAGATAATGCTGAAGTATACTATGAAAAGGCAAAAAAAGCTAAGCGAAAGATCAAAGGTGCTTTGATAGCAATTGAAAACACCAAAAGACAACTTGCTGATATGGAAGCCAAAAAGGAAAAGGCAATGTCAAATATCATGGTTCCACAGAAAAGAGTCAAGAAGAATCTCAAGTGGTATGAAAAATTGAGATGGTTTGTATCCAGTGATGGAATTTTAGTGGTCTGCGGTAGAGATGCAGGTACCAATGAATCAGTTGTGAAGAAATATTTGGAACAAAATGATATTTATTTGCATGCGGATATACATGGTGCTCCTTCAGTTGTAGCAAAAGTTCCATCCGATTCATTAAATGACAATTTGCTTAAAGAATTAGGTGAGTTTTCAGCTTCCTTTTCAAGTGCTTGGTCGAAAAACTTCACATCTCAAGACGTCTATTGGGTAGAGCCAGACCAAGTTTCAAAAACCCCGGTTTCAGGAGAGTTTGTGCCTAAGGGTGCATTTATCATTCGTGGACATAGAAACTATATTAGGGGAGCAAAACTTGAAATCTCAATTGGACTGGTAGACTATGATGGTGAAAAGCGTATTATGGCAGGTCCAACTGATGCTATGAAACATCATGCAAGTAAATTTGTAACCATAAAACCAGGTTATACCAAAAAGGAAAAAATAGCTAAGGAAATATTGTCTAGAATTAATGAAGATGAGATATTAAGTTTAGATGATGTTGTAAGAGTATTGCCTAGTGGAAAATGTGATTTTGTTTAA
- a CDS encoding DUF2070 family protein, whose product MSSMSNVAGLSKWIRTLPNAKSSVLMIIILSFITGVLLFLLQPVSVGNGLEDFFYGGAFGFVVFGLPAIIVGSTDQLWVESLNGINLKAKHSMFLALVSMSLAGIVSIIGTAVGLIFNMDLFFNSILFGCVIAFGFNILVILATTRIKLFNSFLIAIIQPLLMIGMLIITSFLNNIEDIFALGYISTFFKVIIASVIFLIAIYAFISVVESPMKKNLGFGAMEILSYFILHMNEGTNTIEQLFDNAGEAIDTLVGVASFRRFDGSIKALFISPCVHPGPLGDIGGSNMPTILANSFDAFTMVVHGPSTHDFNPVSSDEIVKIEDAVRKALDNMEYSPKASEFIRYSHEKANVGVQFFKNGTVMLSTFAPSGSDDIEYAVGLAAMIESQKLLGTENNILVDCHNSFNEEKGGVLPGNPELFQLLDTIKLINPKDLEHDIKVGCYYTDLGGFDKHQGIGESGLKTMVVEVNGQRTAYVLFDSNNMELGYRETIFNAMKDLDIDEIEVMTTDTHTVNTLSAGYNPVGTVEKEKIIEFVKLSINEAIKDLEPVEAGTNTERILNLKTFGPNNSTELISTISSIVAVSKIIAPLTFIVAIIFVIIWIFVL is encoded by the coding sequence ATGTCCAGTATGAGTAATGTAGCAGGATTATCTAAATGGATTAGAACATTGCCTAATGCTAAAAGTTCAGTGCTAATGATAATTATACTAAGTTTTATAACAGGAGTTCTCCTATTTTTATTACAGCCGGTTAGTGTAGGAAACGGATTGGAAGACTTCTTCTACGGAGGGGCATTCGGTTTTGTTGTATTCGGATTGCCTGCAATCATAGTCGGATCTACAGATCAATTATGGGTGGAATCCCTTAATGGAATCAACCTTAAGGCAAAGCACTCCATGTTTTTAGCATTGGTCTCAATGTCCCTTGCAGGAATTGTAAGTATAATTGGAACAGCAGTAGGACTTATTTTCAATATGGATCTATTCTTTAACTCCATCTTATTCGGTTGTGTTATTGCATTTGGATTCAATATTCTTGTTATCTTAGCTACAACTAGAATAAAACTCTTCAATTCATTTTTAATTGCAATTATCCAGCCATTGCTTATGATTGGAATGCTCATTATCACAAGTTTCCTAAACAATATTGAAGACATATTTGCATTAGGATATATCAGTACATTCTTTAAAGTGATTATAGCAAGTGTAATCTTCCTAATTGCAATTTACGCATTCATCAGTGTTGTAGAGTCTCCGATGAAAAAGAATTTAGGATTCGGTGCAATGGAAATCCTAAGTTATTTCATCTTGCATATGAATGAGGGAACCAATACAATTGAACAATTGTTTGATAATGCTGGAGAAGCTATTGATACCCTTGTAGGTGTTGCAAGCTTTAGAAGGTTTGACGGCAGTATTAAAGCATTATTCATTAGCCCTTGTGTCCATCCAGGACCTCTCGGAGACATTGGAGGTTCCAATATGCCTACCATATTGGCAAATAGCTTTGATGCATTCACTATGGTTGTACATGGTCCATCAACCCATGACTTCAACCCGGTTTCAAGTGATGAAATCGTTAAGATAGAAGATGCAGTTAGAAAAGCTTTAGACAATATGGAATACTCTCCAAAGGCAAGTGAATTCATAAGATATTCACATGAAAAGGCAAATGTTGGAGTTCAATTCTTTAAGAATGGAACCGTTATGCTTTCTACATTTGCTCCATCCGGAAGTGATGACATAGAATATGCTGTAGGACTTGCAGCAATGATAGAAAGCCAAAAGCTGTTAGGAACAGAAAACAATATCCTAGTTGATTGCCACAATTCATTCAACGAGGAAAAAGGTGGGGTTCTACCAGGAAACCCTGAATTGTTCCAATTACTCGATACAATCAAATTAATTAATCCAAAGGACTTGGAACATGACATTAAAGTTGGCTGTTATTATACCGACCTTGGAGGATTCGATAAGCATCAAGGAATTGGTGAAAGCGGTTTGAAAACCATGGTTGTTGAAGTGAATGGGCAAAGAACTGCTTATGTACTGTTCGATTCAAACAATATGGAATTAGGATATAGGGAAACCATTTTCAATGCTATGAAAGACTTGGATATTGATGAGATTGAAGTTATGACCACAGACACACATACTGTAAATACATTATCTGCAGGATACAATCCAGTTGGAACTGTAGAGAAAGAAAAAATCATAGAGTTTGTGAAACTTTCAATCAATGAGGCAATTAAAGACCTAGAGCCTGTAGAAGCTGGAACAAATACTGAAAGAATCCTAAATCTTAAAACATTTGGTCCAAATAATTCCACTGAACTTATTTCCACAATCAGTTCCATCGTAGCAGTCAGTAAGATCATTGCTCCATTGACATTTATTGTAGCGATTATCTTTGTAATCATTTGGATATTTGTATTATAA
- a CDS encoding FumA C-terminus/TtdB family hydratase beta subunit: protein MIELKTPITDEDINKLKAGDVISISGQILTARDQAHKRILEEGAPMDIEGAVLFHAGPIIQEKDDSNGPKYKMVAVGPTTSMRMNPYEADVLDMGAKIIIGKGGMDDSVREALKRNNAVYVVATGGCAALYVDKVNEIKGVNWLDLGMPEAIWDLDVDSFGPLIVAMDSEGNSLYD from the coding sequence ATGATCGAATTAAAAACCCCAATTACTGATGAGGATATTAACAAATTAAAAGCTGGAGATGTTATTTCAATCTCCGGTCAAATATTGACTGCAAGAGATCAAGCTCATAAAAGAATCTTGGAAGAAGGGGCTCCAATGGATATTGAAGGAGCGGTTTTATTCCATGCGGGACCTATTATTCAAGAGAAAGATGATTCCAACGGCCCTAAATACAAAATGGTTGCTGTAGGTCCGACAACTTCCATGAGAATGAATCCATATGAAGCGGATGTTTTGGATATGGGTGCTAAGATTATCATTGGTAAAGGTGGAATGGATGATTCTGTAAGGGAAGCCCTCAAGAGAAATAATGCAGTTTATGTTGTAGCGACTGGTGGTTGTGCAGCATTGTATGTTGATAAGGTAAATGAAATAAAAGGAGTAAATTGGCTAGACCTTGGAATGCCTGAAGCCATTTGGGATTTGGATGTAGATTCATTTGGCCCATTGATTGTGGCTATGGACAGTGAAGGAAACAGTCTTTATGATTGA
- a CDS encoding TIGR03576 family pyridoxal phosphate-dependent enzyme yields MIVNNSLDEVKKRESSLKIIKSIIENEGRDSLYDVTGLSGGFIASDEELNLLETYVGPAIFEDELQIVGHKHLGGEKVLAVNRTSSGILASILALVEEGSHVSHFLAEFPAHPSIPRSCAIVGASYDEFIDIDKFTIPENTSLVVVTGSTMDHKVIDEELFKKVIDMAHEKDIPVLVDDASGARLRTAVFNQAKATELGADLVVTSTDKLMPGPRGGLMAGRKDLIDEIKVKANQFGLEAQPPLILAMVNGIRNYTEENLVKAMSRKEEFFDLLSEKYEMFEKTPTGVMVSEDSLKDQWDKLNIETELSKKDCCFLWAMVLLKDFGIITIPAVGMPGASATIRIDLSTKDVIDMDLNELYEKVDQSFEKFLVLSQDVEKSKELIFY; encoded by the coding sequence ATGATTGTAAACAATTCATTAGATGAAGTTAAGAAAAGGGAATCCTCCTTGAAGATTATTAAATCCATTATTGAAAATGAGGGAAGAGACTCATTGTATGATGTCACTGGACTTTCCGGTGGATTTATAGCAAGTGATGAGGAATTGAATCTATTGGAAACCTATGTAGGTCCAGCTATTTTTGAAGATGAGCTCCAAATTGTAGGCCACAAGCATCTTGGAGGGGAAAAGGTCTTGGCAGTTAATAGGACAAGTTCCGGAATCTTGGCAAGTATTTTGGCATTGGTTGAAGAAGGTTCTCATGTCAGTCATTTTTTAGCTGAATTTCCAGCCCATCCATCAATTCCAAGGTCATGTGCAATTGTAGGTGCAAGTTATGATGAGTTTATTGACATTGACAAGTTCACTATTCCTGAAAACACTTCACTGGTTGTTGTAACCGGTTCAACAATGGATCATAAGGTCATTGATGAAGAATTGTTTAAGAAAGTCATAGATATGGCTCATGAAAAGGACATTCCAGTGCTTGTTGATGATGCTTCAGGTGCAAGGCTTAGGACTGCTGTCTTCAATCAAGCGAAAGCAACAGAGCTTGGAGCGGATTTGGTTGTTACAAGCACTGATAAATTAATGCCAGGCCCAAGAGGCGGATTGATGGCTGGCAGAAAGGATTTAATTGATGAAATAAAGGTTAAGGCAAATCAATTTGGTCTTGAAGCCCAACCTCCATTGATTTTAGCTATGGTAAATGGTATTAGGAATTACACTGAAGAGAACTTGGTTAAAGCTATGTCTAGAAAAGAGGAATTCTTTGATTTGCTCAGTGAAAAGTATGAAATGTTTGAAAAGACACCAACTGGTGTTATGGTAAGTGAAGATTCCTTAAAAGATCAATGGGATAAACTTAATATTGAAACAGAGCTTTCAAAAAAGGATTGCTGTTTCTTATGGGCTATGGTTTTATTGAAGGACTTTGGCATAATCACAATCCCTGCAGTTGGAATGCCTGGGGCATCCGCTACAATCCGTATTGACTTGTCTACAAAGGATGTGATTGATATGGATTTAAATGAGTTATATGAAAAAGTAGATCAGTCCTTTGAGAAATTCTTGGTTTTATCTCAAGATGTTGAAAAATCAAAAGAATTGATTTTCTATTAA
- a CDS encoding biotin--[acetyl-CoA-carboxylase] ligase: MKKEMIKLLLSQNVISEEEAKRLDLINDEAIEESIKELGFGKTEHITKDKICETLETEKIGNEILCFRKVFSTNSIAKFLANHDAKEGTVLISEIQTNARGRLGKKWEAPEGGIWMSLILRPQVPPARIGLITLATGVAIAKSIRSLGVDARIKWPNDVLIHGKKISGVLTEVNATFNEIDWIVVGIGIDSNLKLEDFSEDIRIGTTTLTEELPAKVNENELIAIFLNEFEKVYELYKDGEIETILKDWRDLADTIGKYVNITQTGGKITQGYVVGINNEGSLIIERQDGTLEKIISGELRTVE; encoded by the coding sequence ATGAAAAAAGAAATGATAAAGCTTTTACTAAGCCAAAATGTAATTTCAGAAGAAGAAGCTAAACGTTTAGACTTAATAAATGATGAAGCTATTGAAGAATCCATCAAGGAATTAGGATTCGGAAAAACTGAACACATTACAAAAGATAAAATTTGCGAAACTCTTGAAACTGAAAAAATAGGTAATGAAATCCTTTGTTTCAGAAAAGTGTTCTCCACTAATTCAATAGCTAAGTTTTTAGCTAATCATGATGCTAAAGAAGGCACTGTATTGATTTCTGAAATTCAAACAAATGCAAGAGGAAGATTAGGCAAGAAATGGGAAGCTCCAGAAGGTGGAATATGGATGTCTCTAATCTTAAGACCTCAAGTTCCTCCTGCAAGAATTGGTTTAATCACATTGGCAACAGGTGTGGCAATAGCTAAATCCATCAGATCTTTAGGTGTTGACGCTAGAATCAAATGGCCTAATGACGTCTTGATTCACGGCAAGAAAATATCCGGAGTTCTCACTGAAGTCAATGCAACTTTCAATGAAATCGACTGGATTGTAGTGGGTATTGGAATTGACAGCAACCTCAAATTAGAGGACTTCTCTGAAGACATTAGAATAGGCACAACCACTTTAACTGAAGAATTGCCTGCTAAAGTCAATGAGAACGAGCTTATTGCAATTTTCCTAAATGAATTTGAAAAGGTTTACGAATTATATAAAGATGGTGAGATTGAAACCATTCTTAAAGATTGGAGAGATCTTGCAGATACCATTGGAAAATACGTAAACATTACCCAAACCGGTGGAAAGATTACCCAAGGTTATGTTGTTGGAATCAACAACGAAGGTAGCTTAATCATTGAAAGACAAGACGGCACCTTAGAGAAAATCATCTCTGGTGAACTTAGAACCGTTGAATAA
- a CDS encoding acetyl-CoA carboxylase biotin carboxylase subunit produces MFEKVLIANRGEIAIRVMRACRELDMKSVAVYSDADKTSLYTNYADESVPLGNPSPSQSYLNIEKIINAAIETGADAIHPGYGFLAENPELGRQCEKNGIKLIGPKGEHIEKMGDKITSKQLMKDAGVPVIEGTPDGITDVEEAKEIAEAIGYPVIIKASAGGGGIGMRAVYEEDELVRALEATQSVALKNFGDATVFIEKYLEKPRHIEFQVLADEHGNTIHVGDRECSIQRRHQKLLEEAPSPIMTEELRERMGESAVKAAESIGYNSAGTVEFLYENGEYYFLEMNTRIQVEHPITEIVTNTDLIKEQIKIACGEELEYEQNDIQISGHAIECRINAENPLADFAPNPGKITGYRSPGGPGVRLDSGVYMNYTIPTFYDSMISKLVTSGRTRNDAVNRMKRALSEYIILGVKTTIPFHKAILRNESFLEGDLHTHFVDEHKKWIDAEMEKVIAEDLERVNRMKSTFMPGKKIAAISGAVGTYFNAAQAKQLKKQK; encoded by the coding sequence ATGTTTGAAAAAGTACTTATTGCAAATAGAGGAGAAATTGCTATACGTGTTATGAGAGCATGCCGTGAATTGGACATGAAAAGTGTAGCAGTATACTCAGATGCTGATAAAACTTCTCTTTATACTAATTACGCAGATGAAAGCGTTCCTTTAGGAAACCCTTCTCCAAGCCAGTCTTATTTAAACATTGAAAAGATCATTAATGCTGCAATTGAAACTGGAGCAGATGCAATTCACCCAGGATACGGATTCCTAGCGGAAAATCCGGAACTTGGAAGACAATGTGAAAAGAATGGAATCAAACTTATTGGTCCTAAAGGAGAGCATATTGAAAAAATGGGAGACAAGATCACTTCCAAACAATTAATGAAAGATGCGGGCGTTCCTGTAATTGAAGGTACTCCTGATGGAATCACTGATGTTGAGGAAGCAAAGGAAATTGCTGAAGCAATCGGATACCCTGTAATCATCAAGGCATCAGCTGGTGGTGGGGGAATCGGTATGCGTGCAGTTTATGAAGAGGATGAACTTGTACGTGCACTTGAAGCAACCCAATCAGTAGCTTTGAAAAACTTTGGAGATGCAACAGTATTCATTGAAAAATACCTTGAAAAACCAAGACACATTGAATTCCAGGTTTTAGCTGATGAGCATGGAAACACCATCCATGTAGGAGACAGGGAATGTTCCATCCAAAGAAGACATCAAAAACTATTGGAAGAGGCTCCTTCCCCAATCATGACTGAAGAATTGAGAGAAAGAATGGGGGAAAGTGCAGTTAAAGCTGCTGAATCCATTGGATACAACAGCGCAGGGACTGTAGAATTCTTGTATGAAAATGGAGAATACTACTTCCTTGAAATGAACACACGTATTCAAGTGGAACACCCAATCACTGAAATTGTAACTAATACTGATCTAATCAAAGAGCAAATTAAAATCGCTTGCGGTGAAGAATTGGAATACGAGCAAAATGACATTCAGATAAGTGGACATGCTATTGAATGTCGTATCAATGCAGAAAACCCACTTGCTGACTTTGCACCAAACCCTGGTAAGATTACAGGTTACAGATCCCCTGGTGGACCGGGTGTACGTTTAGACAGTGGAGTGTACATGAATTATACCATTCCAACTTTCTACGACTCAATGATTTCCAAATTGGTCACAAGCGGCCGTACAAGAAATGATGCAGTCAATAGAATGAAAAGAGCATTAAGCGAATACATTATCTTAGGTGTAAAAACAACCATTCCATTCCATAAGGCAATTCTCAGAAATGAATCCTTCCTTGAAGGTGACTTGCACACTCACTTTGTAGATGAGCATAAGAAATGGATTGACGCTGAAATGGAAAAAGTTATTGCAGAAGATTTGGAAAGGGTAAACCGTATGAAATCCACATTTATGCCTGGAAAGAAAATAGCTGCAATATCTGGTGCAGTGGGAACTTACTTCAATGCTGCTCAAGCGAAACAACTTAAAAAACAGAAATAA